Proteins from a genomic interval of Lactococcus protaetiae:
- a CDS encoding cbb3-type cytochrome c oxidase subunit I has product MTAITWSAISVAILVAGLGIIIWYERRYNLEMADRYAEGDLPIIDADKAITSSQRKVAKYLVIVVLLFLVQIMLGELMSHFYAENSFFGWNIQNIFPFPIDLTWHLQLVIFWVATSWLATGIYVVPRVLGREPKRQGLLVDLLFWALIIVVAGSMLGEWAGTMGWMGKVWWLFGQYGWKYIELGKFWQILFIIGMVLWAVILGRGFVPAIRKKAKTSYLFDRKHLATMLFVGALAIPSFYVASLFIMPDSHVTFADYWRWWIVHLWVEGVFEVFAVLLIGWLMVDMRLTTIKSTIRALYFQMILLLGSGVVGIGHHYYWMGDNSIWLALGSSFSALEVVPLCLLVWEAYTHYKVYKDSG; this is encoded by the coding sequence GTAGCTATCCTTGTTGCAGGTCTTGGTATCATCATCTGGTACGAACGTCGCTACAATCTTGAAATGGCAGACCGTTATGCTGAGGGAGATTTGCCTATCATTGATGCAGATAAAGCAATCACAAGTTCACAACGTAAAGTTGCTAAATACCTTGTGATTGTCGTCCTCCTTTTCCTCGTTCAAATCATGCTTGGGGAATTAATGAGTCACTTCTACGCCGAAAATTCTTTCTTTGGCTGGAATATCCAAAATATCTTCCCATTTCCAATTGATTTGACATGGCATTTGCAACTTGTTATTTTCTGGGTAGCGACTTCTTGGCTTGCCACAGGAATTTATGTTGTCCCTCGTGTTCTTGGACGTGAACCTAAACGTCAAGGCTTGCTCGTTGACTTATTATTTTGGGCATTAATCATCGTTGTTGCAGGGTCAATGCTTGGCGAATGGGCAGGAACAATGGGCTGGATGGGTAAAGTTTGGTGGCTTTTTGGACAATATGGCTGGAAATATATCGAACTTGGTAAATTTTGGCAAATTCTCTTTATCATCGGGATGGTGCTTTGGGCAGTTATCCTTGGTCGTGGATTTGTCCCTGCAATTCGTAAAAAAGCAAAAACGAGTTATCTCTTTGATAGAAAGCACTTAGCAACAATGCTCTTTGTTGGTGCACTTGCTATTCCATCGTTCTATGTTGCTTCTCTCTTCATCATGCCAGACTCACACGTTACATTCGCAGACTATTGGCGCTGGTGGATTGTTCACCTCTGGGTTGAAGGTGTCTTTGAAGTGTTCGCTGTTCTTCTTATTGGTTGGCTCATGGTTGATATGCGCTTGACAACAATTAAATCCACCATTCGTGCGCTTTATTTCCAAATGATTTTGCTTTTGGGTTCGGGTGTCGTTGGTATCGGTCACCACTACTATTGGATGGGAGACAATTCTATCTGGCTCGCGCTCGGTTCATCGTTTTCAGCACTTGAAGTTGTTCCGCTTTGTCTTTTGGTTTGGGAAGCTTATACGCACTATAAAGTTTACAAAGATTCAGGGTAG
- a CDS encoding cbb3-type cytochrome c oxidase subunit I: MWNAFGAGALGFLINLPAISYFEHGTTWTSAHAHGSMAGVYGMFSIAILLYTMRSVSKKEYWTPKREKMVVWSAWLTNMGLLGMLVITLLPVGYLQLTDAVEHGYWHARLTSFYHSPLVSGLLWARMLPDLVFTAGVIVLIIIVVGAFFNLKPAENEQHEKESKIILDELAAENK; the protein is encoded by the coding sequence TTGTGGAATGCTTTCGGCGCTGGTGCGCTTGGCTTTTTGATTAACTTGCCAGCAATTAGCTACTTTGAACACGGAACAACATGGACATCAGCTCATGCTCATGGCTCAATGGCTGGGGTTTACGGAATGTTCTCAATTGCAATCCTACTTTATACAATGCGTTCAGTATCTAAGAAAGAATATTGGACACCAAAACGAGAAAAGATGGTGGTCTGGTCTGCTTGGTTGACCAATATGGGACTTCTTGGGATGCTAGTGATTACTTTGCTTCCAGTAGGGTATCTGCAATTGACAGATGCAGTTGAACACGGTTATTGGCATGCTCGCCTGACGAGTTTCTACCATAGCCCACTTGTTTCAGGATTACTATGGGCACGAATGCTTCCAGACCTTGTGTTTACAGCAGGAGTTATTGTCTTAATTATCATTGTTGTTGGAGCTTTCTTCAATCTGAAACCAGCAGAAAACGAACAACATGAAAAAGAATCAAAGATTATACTAGATGAACTTGCAGCAGAAAATAAGTAA
- a CDS encoding FAD:protein FMN transferase, whose protein sequence is MEKLDKIATKKISKRYRALGTVIDLTIYGTTDEQLLEDGFHLIKHYEDIFTVNRAQSELMKVNEAAGINAVQVSDPVYQLTKIAVEKSQEHFGFNAAIGPLVKLWHIGFSDARLPQQSEIDERLELISPDEIILNDEEFSIFLPKKGMEIDLGGIAKGYIADRVQDLWRAHGISSGMINLGGNLILMGEAPHQKNRKWRVGIRNPLNNNGISIAQILTGESSVVTSGIAERYMEVDGKSYHHIIDPEMGYPHNNQIASVTVLSKRSIDGEIETTRLFFADQPIEDWLENHPDVYGAIFISRDKKIKVVGIPQSQVYIADSSFEFE, encoded by the coding sequence ATGGAAAAATTAGACAAAATTGCAACAAAGAAAATATCAAAACGATATAGGGCATTAGGAACAGTCATTGATTTAACAATCTATGGAACAACTGATGAACAATTGTTGGAGGATGGCTTTCATCTCATCAAACATTATGAAGATATTTTTACAGTCAACCGTGCCCAATCAGAACTGATGAAGGTCAATGAAGCAGCCGGAATTAACGCTGTGCAAGTTTCAGACCCAGTGTATCAGTTGACAAAAATTGCAGTGGAAAAAAGTCAAGAGCATTTTGGTTTTAATGCAGCAATCGGTCCTTTGGTTAAACTCTGGCATATTGGATTTTCAGATGCTAGACTCCCTCAACAATCGGAGATTGATGAACGTCTAGAACTCATCAGCCCTGATGAGATTATTCTTAATGATGAAGAATTTTCTATTTTTCTTCCTAAAAAAGGGATGGAAATTGATTTGGGAGGCATTGCAAAAGGATACATTGCTGACCGAGTTCAAGACTTATGGCGAGCACATGGGATTTCTTCTGGAATGATTAATCTTGGTGGAAATCTAATTTTGATGGGAGAAGCTCCTCATCAAAAAAATAGAAAATGGCGTGTTGGAATTCGCAATCCGCTCAATAATAATGGTATTTCTATCGCTCAAATCTTGACAGGGGAAAGTTCAGTTGTGACTTCTGGTATTGCGGAGCGATATATGGAAGTAGATGGAAAATCCTATCATCATATTATTGACCCCGAAATGGGCTATCCACACAATAATCAGATTGCAAGTGTCACTGTTTTATCAAAACGCTCAATTGATGGCGAGATTGAGACGACAAGACTATTTTTCGCAGATCAACCAATTGAGGATTGGCTAGAGAATCATCCAGATGTTTATGGAGCAATCTTTATTAGTCGTGACAAAAAGATAAAGGTAGTCGGAATTCCTCAAAGCCAAGTCTATATTGCTGATTCGAGCTTTGAATTTGAATAA
- a CDS encoding PAS domain-containing protein has translation MKERNLIEEDAKTFFEDGFVNFPTGKMDLHLLRQVLNTIPFEIDLIDANDEFVYFTDGEKRMHQRFVEQLGKNLLELHPEKPERIRPTVKKILESFHDGSADHYEQWFPMGERTCYINYYAIRDIDGTYLGCMEFTGDIKRIQGFRGVRTPHNSGKSE, from the coding sequence ATGAAAGAACGTAATTTGATAGAAGAAGATGCCAAAACTTTTTTTGAGGATGGTTTCGTGAATTTTCCCACAGGTAAGATGGATTTACACTTATTGCGCCAAGTATTAAACACTATTCCATTTGAAATTGACCTTATTGATGCCAATGATGAATTTGTTTACTTTACTGATGGAGAAAAACGGATGCACCAACGTTTTGTTGAACAATTAGGTAAAAATTTGCTCGAACTGCATCCAGAAAAACCAGAACGCATTCGTCCAACGGTCAAGAAGATTTTGGAAAGTTTCCATGATGGTTCAGCTGATCACTATGAACAATGGTTCCCAATGGGAGAGCGTACTTGCTATATTAATTATTATGCAATTCGTGATATTGATGGAACTTATTTGGGGTGTATGGAATTTACAGGAGACATCAAACGTATTCAAGGATTCCGTGGTGTTCGCACCCCTCATAATTCTGGCAAATCAGAATAA
- the lysS gene encoding lysine--tRNA ligase yields the protein MKVRREKMENLREAGIDPFGHKFTRTHNSAELHAAYDDKTKEELHELALQGIVAGRLMTKRGKGKVGFAHLQDREGQIQIYVRKDEVGEENYQIFKTADLGDFLGVKGEIMKTDTGELSIKASHLTFLSKALRPLPEKWHGLQDTETRYRKRYLDLISNRESFERFLTRSKIISEIRRYMDGRGYLEVETPVLHNEAGGAAAKPFYTHHNALDFDMALRIALELYLKRLIVGGMEKVYEIGRVFRNEGMDQTHNPEFTMLESYEAYADFNDIMDLTEGIFQHVAKTIIGKEVIEYNGKEINVGGKYRRIHMVDAIKEATGVDFWQEMTFDESVEIAKAHDIHVEKHFTTGHIINEFFEKYIEETLIQPTFVYGHPKEISPLAKMNEQDPRFTDRFEFFIDGHEFANAFSELNDPIDQLERFEAQARDKELGDDEATGVDYDYVEALEHGMPPTGGLGIGIDRLVMLFTGTTSIRDVLLFPTMK from the coding sequence ATGAAAGTCCGTCGCGAAAAAATGGAAAATCTGCGCGAAGCAGGAATTGACCCATTTGGACATAAATTTACACGTACACATAACTCTGCTGAACTCCACGCAGCATATGACGACAAAACTAAAGAAGAGCTTCATGAGCTTGCACTTCAGGGAATTGTTGCTGGTCGTTTGATGACAAAACGCGGAAAAGGGAAAGTTGGTTTTGCCCATCTCCAAGACCGCGAAGGTCAGATTCAGATTTATGTCCGTAAAGATGAAGTTGGTGAAGAAAATTATCAAATTTTCAAAACAGCTGACCTTGGAGATTTCCTCGGTGTCAAGGGCGAAATCATGAAAACAGATACAGGCGAGCTTTCAATTAAAGCGAGCCATCTCACTTTTCTGAGCAAGGCACTGCGTCCACTTCCTGAAAAATGGCATGGTCTGCAAGATACGGAAACGCGTTATCGCAAGCGTTATTTGGATCTGATTTCTAATCGTGAGAGCTTTGAGCGTTTCTTGACACGTTCAAAAATCATTAGCGAAATCCGGCGTTATATGGACGGACGCGGCTATCTTGAAGTCGAAACGCCTGTCTTACACAATGAAGCTGGCGGAGCTGCTGCAAAACCATTTTACACCCATCACAATGCACTCGATTTTGACATGGCACTGCGTATTGCACTTGAGCTTTATCTGAAACGTCTGATTGTCGGTGGTATGGAAAAAGTCTATGAAATCGGTCGTGTTTTCCGCAACGAAGGCATGGACCAAACACATAATCCTGAATTTACCATGCTTGAAAGCTACGAAGCCTACGCAGATTTCAATGACATCATGGATTTGACTGAAGGCATCTTCCAGCACGTGGCTAAGACAATCATCGGTAAAGAAGTGATTGAATATAATGGCAAAGAAATCAATGTGGGTGGAAAATATCGCCGTATTCACATGGTTGATGCGATTAAGGAAGCAACGGGTGTGGATTTCTGGCAAGAGATGACCTTTGACGAGTCTGTGGAGATTGCCAAAGCACATGACATTCATGTCGAAAAACACTTCACAACAGGTCACATCATCAATGAATTTTTCGAGAAATACATCGAAGAAACCTTGATTCAACCGACTTTTGTCTATGGCCATCCAAAAGAAATTTCTCCACTGGCAAAAATGAATGAACAAGATCCGCGTTTCACTGACCGTTTTGAGTTTTTCATTGATGGTCATGAATTTGCTAATGCCTTTTCTGAATTGAATGATCCGATTGACCAGCTGGAGCGTTTTGAAGCTCAAGCGCGCGATAAAGAACTTGGTGACGACGAAGCGACAGGCGTTGACTATGATTATGTTGAGGCACTTGAACACGGCATGCCACCAACGGGTGGACTTGGAATTGGGATTGACCGTTTGGTCATGCTTTTCACAGGGACAACTTCAATCCGTGACGTTTTACTCTTCCCAACAATGAAATAA
- a CDS encoding YeiH family protein, giving the protein MNNFIKKSFHIERLGTPTAKSPVQTLKRNIWPGLIICAIIGLACMIEGVYFPALSANLLAILLGFAARNLLSIPETLEPGIGVAAKRLLRWGVALLGLQVSLSTVLGLGWGVIITDICAVSITFVATFFLGRLLGIDEDLVTLIASGFSICGAAAVAGIQGTVKATEEKVAAAVALVVLFGTIMIGVGPLIYHLLGMSLGNGATLIGGSTHEVAQAAAAAGIAGGGVLLTTAILVKLFRVALLAPVVFLLGLFRRKEVEIIDKHELYQEGTKVKRPALLPLFVVGFIILMFIATLNIIPKSIAANIKLLQQFFLTTAMFALGLGVHIKSLRKLGFKPLLLGLFSTIIIILVVLACISLGLGAHI; this is encoded by the coding sequence ATGAATAATTTTATAAAGAAATCTTTTCACATAGAAAGATTAGGAACTCCTACCGCAAAATCTCCTGTCCAAACCCTAAAAAGAAATATTTGGCCTGGATTAATCATTTGTGCCATTATTGGTCTCGCTTGTATGATTGAGGGTGTCTATTTCCCAGCCCTCAGTGCAAATTTATTGGCAATTTTATTGGGATTCGCTGCTCGCAATCTTTTATCTATTCCAGAAACTCTTGAACCAGGAATTGGTGTAGCTGCGAAGCGTTTACTACGCTGGGGAGTTGCCCTTTTGGGCCTTCAAGTTTCTTTGTCAACAGTACTTGGTCTGGGCTGGGGAGTCATTATAACAGATATCTGCGCTGTATCCATTACTTTTGTTGCGACTTTCTTCCTCGGACGCTTGCTAGGTATTGATGAGGATTTAGTTACACTCATTGCCTCTGGATTTTCAATTTGTGGTGCTGCTGCTGTTGCTGGAATTCAAGGTACTGTCAAGGCAACTGAAGAAAAAGTGGCTGCTGCCGTCGCATTGGTTGTCCTATTTGGGACAATTATGATTGGTGTTGGTCCTCTTATTTATCATTTGCTCGGTATGAGTTTAGGAAATGGCGCCACCCTTATTGGAGGTTCGACTCATGAAGTTGCTCAGGCTGCTGCTGCCGCTGGAATTGCTGGTGGTGGTGTATTATTAACTACTGCAATCTTAGTCAAACTCTTTAGAGTCGCTTTACTTGCTCCAGTTGTTTTTTTACTAGGACTTTTCCGTCGTAAAGAAGTTGAGATTATTGATAAACATGAACTCTATCAAGAGGGAACAAAAGTGAAGCGTCCTGCTCTTTTACCTTTGTTCGTCGTTGGATTTATTATCCTGATGTTTATTGCAACGCTCAATATCATTCCAAAATCTATTGCTGCAAATATCAAGTTGCTCCAACAATTTTTTCTTACTACAGCAATGTTTGCACTAGGTCTTGGGGTTCATATCAAATCTCTGAGAAAACTTGGTTTCAAACCGCTACTTCTTGGTTTATTTAGTACCATTATCATCATTTTGGTGGTGTTGGCTTGCATTTCTTTGGGACTTGGTGCGCATATTTGA
- a CDS encoding LysR family transcriptional regulator — translation MFSLFKTFVAVYETKSFTRAAQQLYFSQPTVTVRIKKLEEELGTSLFFRGKNHEVIPSEAANQLYNRVVDLLEQWSKIERDLQQNTSKRQSFKVAVSHSVAGSVMPQIFQEFMPEINHLEMEISTFNSDKVFDLVSNHELHLGIIEKPLMGAQTNTFSIYDDELVLAGNLESDLFFIREKGSGVNHYTEQFLKECESIPKNIVTMNSNELIVNHLKAGFGASIISKRFINNEIPFVRLGEKYKRVFYGVTYLDEYQPSIKKLTERIRILGMKAKED, via the coding sequence ATGTTTTCATTGTTTAAAACTTTTGTTGCAGTGTACGAGACTAAAAGCTTTACTCGTGCAGCCCAACAGCTCTATTTCTCGCAGCCAACGGTTACGGTACGAATCAAAAAACTAGAAGAAGAACTAGGTACTTCCCTTTTCTTCAGAGGAAAAAATCACGAAGTTATCCCAAGCGAAGCGGCAAACCAGCTTTATAATAGAGTTGTGGATTTACTGGAGCAATGGTCAAAAATAGAGCGAGATCTCCAGCAAAACACTTCTAAACGACAGTCATTTAAAGTTGCGGTGTCTCATAGTGTGGCCGGTAGTGTAATGCCTCAAATTTTTCAAGAATTTATGCCAGAGATTAATCATTTGGAGATGGAAATTTCAACTTTTAATTCAGATAAAGTTTTTGATTTAGTTTCTAATCATGAGTTGCATTTGGGAATTATTGAAAAACCTTTGATGGGAGCGCAGACTAACACTTTTTCTATTTATGATGACGAGTTGGTGCTTGCAGGCAATCTTGAATCGGATTTATTTTTTATTCGTGAAAAAGGTTCAGGGGTCAACCATTATACAGAGCAATTTTTGAAAGAGTGTGAAAGTATCCCGAAAAACATTGTTACAATGAACAGTAATGAATTGATTGTTAATCATCTGAAAGCTGGATTTGGTGCTTCAATCATCTCAAAACGCTTTATTAATAATGAAATTCCTTTTGTAAGATTGGGAGAGAAATATAAGCGAGTATTTTATGGTGTAACTTATCTTGATGAGTATCAACCTTCTATAAAAAAATTAACCGAGCGTATTAGAATACTAGGAATGAAAGCAAAAGAAGATTGA
- the thiI gene encoding tRNA uracil 4-sulfurtransferase ThiI, with product MVVYDEIMVRYGELSTKGKNRGFFINRLAKNIREVLADIESLKITAVRDRAHIELNGADYEEVSRRLTKVFGIQNFSPSIKVEKSVPALKEAVVGLFGEIYQKGLTFKIAAKRADHGFELDSTELNLALGDVVFDHFEYAAVQMKRPDITLRVEIRQDAAYLSYETLKGAGGMPVGTAGRGHLMLSGGIDSPVAGYLALKRGVEIEAVHFASPPYTSPGALKKAKDLAAKLTVFGGSITFIEVPFTEIQEEIKSKAPQAYLMTLTRRFMMRVVDCIREERGGKVIINGESLGQVASQTLGSMSVINEVTTTPVIRPVVTMDKIEIIDIAEKIDTFNLSILPFEDCCTVFAPPSPKTNPKLENCLQYEARLDVEGMVERAVAGIMLTTITGENWDQKEAVEEFADLL from the coding sequence ATGGTAGTTTACGATGAAATTATGGTTCGCTATGGTGAACTTTCAACGAAGGGGAAAAATCGAGGATTTTTTATCAATCGTCTGGCAAAGAACATTCGAGAAGTTTTAGCTGATATTGAATCGCTTAAAATTACAGCGGTACGCGATAGAGCGCATATTGAGTTGAATGGGGCAGATTATGAAGAAGTTTCTCGCCGCTTAACAAAAGTATTCGGTATTCAAAATTTTTCGCCATCTATCAAGGTAGAAAAATCAGTTCCAGCTTTGAAAGAGGCTGTGGTTGGATTGTTTGGCGAAATTTATCAGAAGGGTCTTACTTTCAAAATTGCCGCAAAGCGTGCAGACCACGGTTTTGAACTAGATTCAACGGAACTTAATTTGGCTTTGGGTGATGTTGTGTTTGACCATTTTGAATATGCAGCGGTACAAATGAAAAGACCTGATATTACATTACGTGTAGAAATTAGGCAAGATGCAGCTTATCTTAGCTATGAAACGCTTAAAGGTGCGGGTGGGATGCCTGTTGGAACGGCTGGACGTGGTCATCTTATGCTTTCTGGTGGGATTGACTCACCTGTTGCAGGGTATTTAGCACTCAAACGTGGTGTTGAAATTGAGGCGGTTCATTTTGCATCACCTCCTTATACCTCGCCTGGTGCGCTTAAGAAAGCGAAAGATTTAGCTGCAAAATTGACTGTTTTTGGTGGTTCAATCACGTTTATTGAAGTGCCATTTACGGAGATTCAAGAAGAAATTAAGAGTAAGGCACCACAAGCTTATTTGATGACGCTGACAAGAAGGTTTATGATGCGTGTGGTTGATTGTATCCGTGAAGAACGTGGAGGAAAAGTGATTATCAATGGTGAATCTTTGGGGCAAGTGGCAAGTCAAACACTTGGTTCAATGTCAGTCATCAATGAAGTGACTACTACGCCAGTCATTCGTCCTGTTGTTACAATGGATAAAATCGAGATTATTGATATTGCTGAGAAGATTGATACTTTCAATCTTTCAATCTTGCCTTTTGAAGATTGTTGTACTGTTTTTGCACCACCAAGCCCTAAGACGAATCCTAAACTTGAAAATTGTCTTCAATATGAAGCACGTTTGGATGTTGAGGGAATGGTTGAGCGAGCGGTGGCTGGTATTATGCTTACGACCATTACTGGTGAAAACTGGGACCAGAAAGAAGCTGTTGAAGAGTTTGCTGACTTGCTTTAA
- a CDS encoding FMN-dependent NADH-azoreductase: MSKLLVVKGHPLTAEFSMSLKGLDAFVEAYKAAHPTDEIEVLDVYKENIPALDAELVGGMYAGEKATAEQQALLNAYSSYTEQFVTADKVVIANPMYNLMIPAELKAWIDTLNVAGKTFKYTAEGPVGLLGGKKVLQLQANGGFYEGKDPATFYMSSVFGFMGADFKQIAIEGHAYAPDQAEALLAAFIEKVEAEATSF, translated from the coding sequence ATGTCTAAACTTCTCGTTGTTAAAGGTCACCCACTTACTGCTGAATTTTCAATGTCACTTAAAGGACTTGATGCTTTTGTTGAAGCTTACAAAGCTGCTCACCCAACTGATGAAATCGAAGTGCTTGATGTTTATAAAGAAAATATTCCAGCGCTTGACGCTGAACTTGTTGGTGGAATGTATGCAGGTGAAAAAGCGACCGCTGAACAACAAGCGCTTCTTAATGCTTACAGCTCATATACTGAACAATTTGTAACAGCTGACAAGGTTGTTATTGCTAACCCAATGTATAATTTAATGATTCCTGCTGAATTGAAAGCTTGGATTGATACTTTGAATGTTGCTGGTAAAACGTTTAAATATACTGCTGAAGGGCCTGTTGGACTTTTAGGTGGTAAAAAAGTTCTTCAACTTCAAGCCAATGGTGGTTTTTATGAAGGAAAAGATCCTGCAACTTTCTATATGTCATCAGTTTTTGGTTTCATGGGTGCTGATTTCAAGCAAATCGCTATTGAAGGTCATGCCTATGCTCCAGATCAAGCAGAAGCACTTCTTGCTGCATTTATTGAAAAAGTTGAAGCAGAAGCTACAAGCTTCTAA
- a CDS encoding cation:proton antiporter, with the protein MLHTIFYVIVFLLTLVLSNVLNKVFPKLALPLIQVVFGLILGFFGADEILHVAPEFFLGFIIAPLLFRESEEADVKHILKHSKVILVLIFPLVFITALGLGFISHWIYSGIPLAACFALGASLAPTDAVAVGALSKNFSFPKRVMSILKGEGLLNDASGIIAFQIALVALITGYFSLPDATLKLVLSAIGGSAIGFVLIYLKNLILRLLEDVDARDVPGYLLLELAIPLSAFLIAEELHVSGIIAAVVAGVMSANGLKRTTLFDAQVAKLKSTIWDTLTFILNSIVFFFLGIELYQLVVPLLMSPVYSSAYLLLLAVVLTIGLFALRFAIIALYYWIQSIRRKQTFIAYWNDILLLTFAGSKGTVSIATILLIPRNVIDSQPVLVFLAAAVTGLSFLVGMFILPFFAIKKVVKVNNISKISILTDVVEELVKDSKKAKNPQGYRIAIDAYQERIQQLIIEQESTDLAIDYNDLQLLIIRLESEGLEVALRENKISMYTYRTYQRYIHSLESSVAHSLVSSIQFIYVVIVRGFHLLLSKLLHIDFGFKKTKDAIETTRTQITELYFSNTELILQALDNLQGVFDDQLLHFLQAERLRTAEIVATGGHISRLVNKAQPTNLTEMMRAYYLERKVIFEYESSGQLTAREAKDMRLNVNVLEDYTLASNQRSLLFDFLERRKK; encoded by the coding sequence ATGCTCCATACCATTTTTTATGTCATCGTGTTCCTTCTAACACTCGTCCTGTCAAACGTCCTTAACAAAGTTTTCCCAAAACTTGCCCTCCCACTGATTCAAGTGGTTTTTGGACTAATTTTGGGTTTTTTTGGCGCTGATGAAATTTTACACGTTGCTCCTGAATTTTTCCTTGGCTTTATTATTGCGCCATTACTCTTTCGTGAGAGCGAGGAAGCAGATGTCAAACATATTTTAAAACACAGTAAAGTCATTCTTGTCCTTATTTTTCCCTTAGTTTTTATTACTGCACTTGGACTTGGCTTCATTTCTCATTGGATTTATTCTGGAATCCCACTTGCTGCCTGTTTTGCTCTTGGCGCCAGCCTTGCACCAACAGACGCTGTTGCCGTTGGTGCTCTATCTAAGAACTTTAGTTTCCCTAAACGTGTCATGAGCATTTTAAAAGGAGAGGGTCTACTCAATGATGCCTCTGGAATCATTGCCTTTCAAATCGCATTGGTTGCTTTAATCACAGGATATTTCTCCCTACCTGATGCTACGCTGAAGCTTGTCCTTTCTGCAATTGGAGGGAGCGCTATCGGTTTTGTTCTCATCTATCTGAAAAATCTTATTTTAAGGCTTTTGGAAGATGTGGATGCTAGAGATGTTCCAGGTTACCTCTTACTCGAATTAGCCATTCCCCTCTCCGCTTTTTTGATTGCTGAAGAGCTTCATGTTTCTGGTATCATCGCAGCTGTTGTAGCAGGAGTAATGTCAGCAAATGGTCTTAAACGAACGACACTTTTCGATGCTCAAGTCGCAAAATTAAAAAGCACCATTTGGGACACACTCACTTTTATTCTAAACTCCATTGTCTTCTTCTTCCTCGGCATTGAATTATACCAGCTCGTTGTTCCTTTACTGATGAGTCCTGTGTACTCATCAGCCTATTTATTATTGCTTGCTGTTGTCCTAACCATCGGACTATTTGCTCTACGTTTTGCTATTATTGCGCTATACTATTGGATTCAATCTATCCGTAGAAAACAAACCTTTATCGCTTACTGGAATGATATTTTACTACTTACTTTTGCTGGTTCAAAAGGTACTGTAAGTATTGCCACTATTCTCCTCATTCCTCGTAATGTCATTGATTCACAGCCCGTTCTTGTCTTTTTAGCCGCTGCGGTGACAGGACTTAGCTTTTTAGTTGGAATGTTTATTTTGCCTTTCTTTGCAATCAAAAAAGTCGTGAAAGTCAACAATATTTCTAAAATCTCAATTCTTACCGACGTTGTCGAAGAATTAGTCAAAGATAGTAAAAAAGCAAAAAATCCTCAAGGTTATCGTATTGCCATAGATGCCTACCAAGAGCGTATCCAACAGTTGATTATTGAACAAGAATCAACTGACTTAGCCATTGATTATAATGATTTGCAACTTTTGATTATTCGTCTTGAATCAGAAGGGCTTGAAGTCGCACTTCGTGAGAATAAGATTTCAATGTATACTTACCGAACTTATCAACGATACATTCACTCTTTAGAGTCTTCTGTTGCTCACTCTCTCGTTTCCAGTATTCAATTTATTTACGTTGTCATTGTACGTGGTTTTCATCTTCTTTTATCTAAACTCCTACATATTGATTTTGGTTTCAAAAAAACAAAAGATGCAATCGAAACCACTCGTACTCAAATCACAGAGCTTTATTTCAGTAATACAGAACTTATCTTGCAAGCCTTAGATAACTTACAGGGTGTATTTGATGACCAGCTTCTCCATTTTCTTCAAGCAGAACGGCTTAGAACCGCTGAAATTGTTGCAACTGGTGGGCATATCTCACGACTTGTGAATAAAGCTCAACCGACCAATTTAACAGAAATGATGCGCGCCTACTATCTTGAGCGTAAAGTAATCTTTGAATATGAGAGTTCGGGTCAACTCACAGCCAGAGAAGCCAAGGATATGCGTCTTAATGTTAATGTCCTTGAAGATTACACACTAGCAAGTAACCAGCGCAGTCTACTTTTTGACTTTTTAGAACGGCGTAAAAAATAA